The Petrocella atlantisensis genome has a window encoding:
- a CDS encoding RipA family octameric membrane protein, translated as MGKIDNEIELKVLDMSWDYYKLLAQQRVTHFNLFIIIIGATSAVVATQIFVNLRGNMIALASAVAQLLLCFIFYKIDIRNKFLIKHNERIIKNYESRVEKGIPQIFITEEKNTKDIRMSDKDKIYLFRQLSISQLYNLFFSFFAIVSLFEGCLAIFLIFTE; from the coding sequence ATGGGGAAAATAGATAATGAAATCGAATTAAAAGTCCTTGATATGTCATGGGACTATTATAAACTTTTAGCACAACAAAGAGTTACACACTTTAATTTATTTATTATTATTATTGGAGCAACAAGTGCAGTTGTAGCAACGCAAATATTCGTCAATCTGAGAGGAAATATGATTGCACTTGCATCAGCAGTAGCTCAACTGTTATTATGTTTTATTTTTTATAAGATTGATATTCGAAACAAATTTCTAATAAAGCATAATGAGCGGATAATAAAAAATTATGAGTCAAGAGTTGAAAAAGGCATTCCCCAAATATTCATCACAGAGGAAAAGAATACTAAAGATATTCGTATGTCTGATAAAGATAAAATATACCTTTTTCGACAGCTTAGTATTTCACAACTTTATAATCTGTTTTTTTCTTTTTTTGCTATTGTTAGTTTGTTTGAAGGTTGTCTTGCGATTTTTTTGATTTTTACAGAATGA